A region from the uncultured Macellibacteroides sp. genome encodes:
- a CDS encoding DUF1735 domain-containing protein translates to MKPKISFLYLFLLLLGLFSCEDNRMDGIMDDKIYLLRNNLQVEPIFDFGTSTYDIVACKSGVLAKDANLVLTINEQLISNYNQVNGTSYKLLPASCYEIQSASCYMATKETKGLFKIVLNTTAIVALEGYDNVQYVLPCSVNAENNIEVDSLKSIILIAPQITKPFLGFENYGMTSNAASVNTSSSMEDVNLPLRIRTNFPNTEDIQFKVSVDESLLQAYNEENNTSYTLPPAGSYELVSSEWNLTSSESEKDISLKMVMSKLITSQGIWLWGDYVVPLRVSEVSKWNLDPVESVTLVKVSVIPTKLDRSNWEVIDWNSCISEEPQYEWLHRVPENMLDGNVGTYWGSKWDAPKPLPYYFIFDMKEQHTIYQIGITKPNDSWRGNIKKGYFEVSGDNETWIKLSDWSMESNDPREHLYPVKGTVARYIRFVVSEAFWYAGDGPESGANCDIAEFYVWGE, encoded by the coding sequence ATGAAACCTAAGATATCATTTTTATATCTCTTTCTTCTGTTGTTGGGTTTATTTTCTTGCGAAGATAACCGGATGGATGGTATTATGGACGACAAAATATACCTTTTGCGAAATAACCTTCAAGTTGAACCAATTTTTGATTTTGGCACGTCTACATATGATATTGTGGCCTGCAAAAGTGGTGTTTTAGCAAAAGATGCAAACTTAGTCCTAACGATTAACGAGCAGTTAATCAGCAATTATAATCAGGTCAACGGCACTTCATATAAATTGCTTCCTGCTTCTTGTTATGAGATTCAGTCGGCCTCTTGCTATATGGCAACAAAAGAAACCAAGGGTCTTTTTAAAATTGTATTAAATACGACTGCAATTGTAGCTTTGGAAGGTTATGATAACGTACAATATGTACTGCCATGTTCAGTTAATGCAGAAAATAACATTGAAGTCGATTCATTAAAATCAATTATCCTAATTGCTCCTCAAATTACAAAGCCATTTTTGGGATTCGAGAATTATGGCATGACTAGTAATGCTGCTTCGGTTAACACTTCTTCATCTATGGAAGACGTAAACCTTCCTCTAAGAATAAGAACAAACTTTCCAAACACCGAAGATATTCAATTTAAAGTATCCGTCGATGAGTCCCTGTTACAAGCATATAATGAAGAGAATAACACATCTTACACTTTACCGCCAGCCGGATCATACGAACTGGTTTCCTCCGAATGGAATCTAACTAGCTCCGAAAGTGAAAAAGATATTTCCCTTAAAATGGTAATGAGTAAACTAATTACATCTCAGGGAATTTGGTTATGGGGTGACTATGTTGTTCCTTTGAGAGTAAGTGAAGTTTCCAAATGGAATCTTGATCCTGTCGAAAGCGTAACACTAGTTAAAGTATCTGTTATCCCAACGAAACTAGATCGCAGCAACTGGGAGGTGATCGACTGGAATTCATGTATTTCTGAAGAACCTCAATATGAGTGGCTGCACCGTGTACCAGAAAATATGTTAGATGGAAACGTTGGTACTTACTGGGGATCTAAATGGGATGCACCTAAACCATTGCCTTATTATTTTATCTTCGATATGAAAGAACAACATACAATCTATCAGATCGGTATCACAAAGCCTAACGATTCATGGAGAGGTAATATTAAAAAAGGATATTTTGAAGTAAGTGGAGACAATGAAACATGGATAAAACTTTCCGATTGGAGTATGGAAAGTAATGATCCCCGCGAACATCTGTATCCTGTAA